The Haemorhous mexicanus isolate bHaeMex1 chromosome 5, bHaeMex1.pri, whole genome shotgun sequence genome contains a region encoding:
- the GGA1 gene encoding ADP-ribosylation factor-binding protein GGA1: MEPETLEARINKATNPLNKDLDWDGINAFCEQLNKELEGPPLATRLLAHKIQSPQEWEAIQALTVLESCMKSCGKRFHDEVGKFRFLNELIKVVSPKYLGSRTSEKVKSKILELMYSWTLGLPHEVKISEAYQMLKKQGIVKCDPKLPDDAPFPPPPPRPKNIIFDDEEKSKTLARLLKSSHPEDLRAANKLIKEMVQEDQKRMEKISKRVNAIEEVNNNVKLLTEMVTNYSKGETTESNEDLMKELYQRCERMRPMLFRLASDTEDNDEALAEILQANDNLTQVINLYKQLVRGEEINGETVASPLRGSTSALLDLSGLELPATCPSYPALPTLSGGSAVPVPDQGGSVSLLDDELMSLGLNDPAPHPVQASDSSGWNSFQSSDSNDLSITSIMATPPVKADAGASSPKPSPSSSGLDDLDLLGKTLLQQSLPPESQQVRWEKQQPPPRLTLRDLQNRSSSGTAAHNLSALPVLQSVSPNPTLPLTSELPAPATLPKAATTPAGSTAVPPRPSATALPQEISLANITVPLESIKPSSILPVTVYDQHGFRVLFHFAKDALPERPDMLVVVISMLSTAPQPIRNIVFQSAVPKIMKVKLQPPSGTELPAFNPIVHPSAITQVLLLANPQKEKVRLRYKLTFTMGEQTYNEIGDVDQFPPPESWGNL, encoded by the exons ATGGAGCCCGAGACGCTGGAGGCGCGCATCA ACAAAGCCACAAACCCCCTGAATAAGGACCTGGACTGGGATGGTATCAATGCGTTCTGTGAGCAGCTCAATAAGGAGCTAGAGGG TCCTCCACTTGCCACTCGGCTTCTTGCCCACAAGATCCAGTCTCCACAGGAATGGGAAGCTATCCAGGCCCTCACG GTGCTGGAGTCATGCATGAAGAGCTGTGGCAAACGCTTCCACGATGAGGTGGGCAAGTTCCGCTTCCTCAATGAGCTCATCAAGGTGGTGTCCCCTAAG TATCTTGGCAGTCGGACATCAGAGAAAGTGAAGTCAAAGATCCTGGAGCTCATGTACAGCTGGACATTAGGGCTGCCTCATGAGGTGAAGATATCTGAAGCCTACCAGATGCTGAAGAAACAAG GGATTGTGAAGTGTGACCCCAAACTTCCCGATGACGCTCCTTTCCCACCGCCTCCTCCTCGACCCAAGAACATCATCTTTGATGATGAAGAAAAATCCAAG ACACTGGCTCGCCTCCTGAAAAGTTCCCATCCTGAGGATCTCCGGGCTGCCAACAAGCTCATCAAGGAGATGGTTCAGGAG GACCAAAAGCGCATGGAGAAGATTTCCAAGAGGGTGAATGCCATTGAGGAGGTGAACAACAACGTGAAGCTGCTGACAGAGATGGTGACAAACTACAGCAAGGGGGAGACAACGGAAAGCAATGAGGACCTAATGAAG gagctgtaTCAGCGCTGTGAGCGCATGAGGCCCATGCTTTTCCGGCTCGCCAGTGACACAGAAGACAATGATGAAGCTCTAG CGGAGATTTTGCAAGCCAATGACAATCTGACCCAGGTGATCAATCTCTACAAGCAGCTTGTACGGGGAGAAGAGATCAATGGGGAGACGGTGGCCAGTCCCCTTCGAG GTAGCACCTCAGCACTTCTAGATCTGTCTGGCCTGGAGCTCCCAGCAACATGCCCTTCCTACCCAGCCTTGCCCACCCTTTCAGGTGGCTCAGCAGTCCCTGTGCCTGACCAAGGTGGCTCTGTCTCCTTGCTGGATGATGAACTCATGTCTTTAG GCCTGAATGATCCAGCACCACATCCTGTCCAGGCCAGTGACAGCAGTGGCTGGAACAGCTTCCAG TCATCAGACAGCAATGATCTCAGTATCACCTCTATAATGGCAACACCACCAGTAAAAGCAGATGCTGGTGCATCCTCCCCAAAACCATCTCCTAGCAGCAGTGGCCTGGATGACCTGGACCTCCTGGGCAAGACGCTGCTGCAGCAGTCTTTGCCTCCAGAATCTCAACAAGTGCGATG GGAGAAGCAGCAACCACCCCCTCGGCTCACCCTGAGGGATCTGCAgaacaggagcagctctggcactgcagcccaCAATCTCAGTGCTCTGCCTGTACTCCAGAGTGTTTCTCCTAACCCCACGCTGCCTCTGACCTCAGAGCTGCCTGCCCCTGCCACACTTCCAAAAGCTGCCACCACACCAGCAGGAAGTACTGCAGTGCCACCACGGCCTTCTGCCACTGCACTGCCCCAGGAGATCTCACTGGCCAACATCACGGTGCCTCTGGAGTCAATCAAACCCA GCAGCATCCTCCCTGTGACAGTGTATGATCAGCATGGCTTCCGTGTCCTCTTCCACTTTGCTAAGGATGCCCTGCCTGAAAGGCCTGACATGCTGGTGGTGGTGATTTCTATGCTCAGCACAGCCCCGCAGCCCATCCGCAATATTGTCTTTCAGTCTGCCGTCCCCAAG ATAATGAAGGTGAAGCTACAGCCTCcctcaggcacagagctgccagcGTTCAATCCCATCGTCCACCCCAGTGCCATCACCCAAGTCCTGCTGCTCGCTAACCCACAGAAG GAGAAAGTGAGGCTACGGTACAAACTGACCTTCACCATGGGAGAGCAAACCTACAATGAAATTGGGGACGTGGACCAGTTTCCCCCACCAGAATCCTGGGGAAACCTCTAG